DNA sequence from the Paenibacillus azoreducens genome:
ACGTCGGTATAGACATTGCCGATATAGGCTCCCGAGGAGTTGCTGTAAATCTCCATGTTGACGCTGATTGAATAGATCGGGCGAGTCGCGCCGTTCGTGATCGTCCCGGTAATGGATAGATCGCCGTAATCGTCAAGAACAGCTTTAAGGTTCGACACATTCACCGCCGCCGTCCGGTTATTCAATTCTTCTTCGGCCGCCTTCTGCTGGGCCAGTTGTATACGCTTCGCCTCGGCTTTCTCGAATTCCCGCTTCGCTTGCGCGATCTGCTTTCGGTACGCCGTCAGTTTCTCGTTGCCCGTATCATAAGACAGTCCGTTGTCCACTTCCGCCAGCGCTCCTGCAAAATCCTTTTTTCGCAGCTTCGCTTCGGCGGATGAATAACTAAGACCGGTAATTTTGTTTATAATCTGTACTTTGACGGCTTCGGCTTCCTGGCCGCTAAGGCCGCGGACCGTGTCCAACTTGTCTGCAAGCGCATCAACCGTGCTCAGCTTGTCCAGCTCGCCTTTGATTCTTAGTACCTTTAGCATAACTTGATCCGCCGCAAGTACCTTCTGAAGCGGCGCGAACAACGGTTCTTCCCGCTTGCCTATCATGTCCGCAATTTCCTTCAGCGTTTTCTCGCCTTCACCCAGTTTCTGCGACTTCAGCTGCTTGGAAACGTCGGCCAGCTGAGTCTGAAGTCGAGCAGCCTTGGACGCGAGCTCCCGGTCCCGAGCAAGCACGGCATAGCGCGGCCTTTTCTCTTCGGCCCGTTCTAGCAGCTGGACGGCATCCGAGTAACGTCCGGCCAATGCTTCTTTCTTCGCCTGCTGCTGCAGAGCCATCACCTCCCGATTCACGGACTGCTCATGCTTGTAATAAAGCGTAAGCCCCAGGCCAACGACCCCGGCAAGCAGCAGCGGAATAATCCACTGGAACGCGCGTTTGCTACCTCTCTTGGAGATGAC
Encoded proteins:
- a CDS encoding FxLYD domain-containing protein — protein: MTEEVRQAVLEVAAGTEALQRSNAAAGKPGENLLPENQAVISKRGSKRAFQWIIPLLLAGVVGLGLTLYYKHEQSVNREVMALQQQAKKEALAGRYSDAVQLLERAEEKRPRYAVLARDRELASKAARLQTQLADVSKQLKSQKLGEGEKTLKEIADMIGKREEPLFAPLQKVLAADQVMLKVLRIKGELDKLSTVDALADKLDTVRGLSGQEAEAVKVQIINKITGLSYSSAEAKLRKKDFAGALAEVDNGLSYDTGNEKLTAYRKQIAQAKREFEKAEAKRIQLAQQKAAEEELNNRTAAVNVSNLKAVLDDYGDLSITGTITNGATRPIYSISVNMEIYSNSSGAYIGNVYTDVSPFRLNPGESGVFSTSYYGVYEQAQVQVTNASWYLE